In Apis mellifera strain DH4 linkage group LG1, Amel_HAv3.1, whole genome shotgun sequence, the sequence aataaagatGCTTtgaattaacataaataaatataatataaaatatagaaaaacacataaaataaaaaatatatgaaagatgAAGTACAAAAAAacttagttatttatttttataacaaattcaaattaatataacaaagaaATGTTGcagtgttaaaaaataaaaaattatatataaattattaaaaataaaatatttaaaaaatttagttaaaataaataaaaatagaatataagtttatttatacatataaataatatttatataaaatcgtttatgtaataaaagaatatttttatataattctaaatttttaaaataaataatttattttttgctattatatattaaaacatataaagcttttattttataataacattgttattttattacttttttattttactagaaatttaaaacaatgaattattaatataatgaagataaaattcaaaatgtataaaagtatatgATTACTATTCTACATGTCATTAATTATGGATATTATTTAGCCATGATTGTTATCAGTGATTGAAAtcgctaaaaaataaaaacaagtttattttcattcatttctaaataaaatccttattttataaaagtgaaaaaattatgaaattttttttaacaatgaaatctaaaaattgcATAGAGAATGGGCAAATTATAAAtgcataatgtaaatatatttgtcataAATTGTGTATGAGAATGAAATGtaggaaagaaattaataattcactgATCACACAttggtaaatttataataaaaaaaacattcaattCTATAAGGATagcaaatattagaaatatcatatatagaaataaacatataattccTACTTTCttgttcaatttaaatttaaaacatgcTATAACTGTATAAAGAACAATTACGCAAATAATTGTCGAAAATACACTATACTTTAAAGCTCCTGATTCAATTTCCACATATCTTTTTTCCATGAGACATTTTATCATCCATGGTAAACCCAAACAAAGTAAGATGTCAAGAATATTTGCTCCCAATGTATTACTCATTGCCATATTTCCGTCgcctatacatacatatattcataaaatcttttatatatatattcattcattatacTCATTCATTTatgagttttataaaaatataaaaaatattaatattaaaaacaaaaaataaaagaaaaaaagaaaaatagataatttaccTTGCCTTgctaaaattacaattgacGCAACTTCTGGCATATTTCCACCAGCTGCTAGAAATGTAAGACCCATGATGGAATCGGGGATACCTATGATATCACCGATAACCGTTGTCATCCAAGAAACTAAATACGAAGATATCCCAATCCAAATGATGCACATGATAAAAGTCAACGGATACCAATGTTTCAATCGTTCAATCTTAGGATCTGGtatcgttataaataataaaaatttcaatggcCAACCAAACATGAAccaacatttttcaataatagttCGCTCTATTGGCCAAGTGAATAAATATTCtgcaaacatatataatacgatgtattttttatatttatatttacattttttattctatttaaaaaacaatatcatatagataatataatattatataaagttataatatactaCAGTATACCAAAAATTGAACgctttattgatttttcaaaattctctaCATTTTCAGGATCATGTATCCGATTCTGTTCTCTTTCTAATTCCTGGATATTCGAATTCTTTCTATGGTCCACAACAACTGCATTGTTTTGAGGACGCAGTTTATATGAACAATTAGGAGGCAAATTCTCATTCAAATTCTCGTCAATAGTGAATACTatgatcaataataaaaaatattttttgttatttaatatataattattttctaaaatttttcaacgaacaaCCGAgcaaatgataaatgattgaaaaatatatatagatattaatatcacTTACTTGTCATAGACttggaattaaaagaaattttatcataacacAATCTAATATGTTTACCACAAAAGagcaaaattagataaaaacaaaataatattaacaaaatcatTGCTTCGTACCATTGAATCTTTGCATCCCACATTATTATTACCAATGTTCCAACAGATATCACATACATTAAACAATCTCGCGATAATACTTGCCATTCTAATGATATTGCCTatatcaaaaagaataaaaaatcaattagaaattattagaaattaagaaataacatCATCAAGATATACTTGAATGAGacaaataatataacgttAACAAGATtagtagataataaataaaaaagataaatattcgatataatcgatttaaatacagttaaaaaagatatttatcatcttttatctaaaaaactTTACTTTGACGAGAAGATTGTATgagatattgatatatatatttacatatcaatATTTGCTAAAAAATACTTCATGtacatatgaatatatgaatatctatatgaatatattatacaatcagtcacagaaatttttatatatcatcttataaaaaaattcataatctgaaaattctatttttaataaattatatataaaatatttttttttttgtggaaaatctccttgaagaaatgaaaaattttagtattatttagtaatatagtattatttttatattattttaaatataattttgaatatttttttcattagtatgaaaagataaattttaaacattttataatttaagattttaatttatattaatttatctcatcaataaaaaatctcattactattatattactattattatattaaaaattatattttaaaaaccaaaaaaattattttatctaataataatatttactaaaaaattgaaattgcaagatattaaaatattcaaaaaacacTTCTGAAGGATCAATTTTAAAGatccaaataatatttattatacaaaaatattaattgaaacttatttaataattgtaatttgtattagatgaaacaaaacaaaaaaaaaaataaaaatattcttcattatatcattatgcAATCTATTTTTGTCTTTcggttttttttaactttgaactTAAAATTGctgataatttgataaataaattttaatcgatatttttgtctatcaacttttattttgatCTCTGAAATTGGTCCTTTAAAAATGttccataaatatatcaacatatattttattcttgctttatatattcaaaattatatatatatatcattaaaaattgaataattaaatttttatttaacgttatatttttgagatgatatataatgtatgaaaattttttaattaattatatacatgtacacatatatttgattattctaaataagaagaatattattatatgataaatgttaatatcatttacataataaaccactttattttcgatttcataattataataattttcataacaattattttcaaatatataaatacaatatattttaataaataatacactcACATAAAAAGTCATCAACGCTCCACAAGCTGGAGTTGCAAAAGTATCGAATACAGCGCTACCAACAACTGTACCGGCACCAAGATCTGATTCGGTTAAAAACGTTCCAATAACATTCACAAACAATTCAGGAAAAGAACTAGCCATTGCAAGAAATGTCGCTCCAGCAACATCGGTACTTATATTCAAACTAATGCATATACGATCAACGGCtggtaataaataatcatgacAAACAAATGCCGTCAatagaaaacaatataatcCAAGGAAAGCATGTAATATTACTGCTCCATGACGTCGCTGTTCGTATGTGAATAAATCCTCAGGAAAATCATGTATCGAACGATCCGTACATTTCttgtcttcttttttctgtttAATCATAAAGTACCTCtgtttttcattatctttcaCCACTTGTTTTATCATTTCGTTTTTCACTAATGATTCATTCACTTCATGTGCTCGAATAATATTGGCCGAAATCGGGAACGATTCTATAAGTgaaacatttctttctctttctcaaagctataaaaaatattaaatagtaaaaaacaAGTGaatacgtaaaaatttttaatttatagttacAACTGCAaacttgtttaattaatttaaatgtatcaatcaatatttttataaaaacatatctttttgatttggataatcaaatgattatttgaatgtagagaatttataaaattaataaattaaatgtccTCTATAGTGAGACTTCTCTTGAATTATACGATAGAATCAAATCATTTCAtcgtatacaaataaaaaaataaatacttactttatataattttcattattgtagTATTTGACACTATTAAACTACGCAccaaattataatgaatgcGCTTTCAGacgaataaattcaaaatatattataaacttaaaatatattataaacttataaaacaATTGACAAATAAAACATGTAGTAGATTTTCATATCATCAATTTGTTTGATTGTTTTaacaaatttgttaaaatattggtttcattttttcattcattttcattcataattttatattagttatGAAACAAGTCTCATCatatagagaatattttataaaatattacaatattttataaaaaaaggatattttactattattacataattatgaataaaaaaaggataaaatattttattaaaaaattgtaaaaaaatatgaaagaaatataaataaataatataaataaaaaaaacgtaatatacttgtgttattatatatataaatttattatatataaatattatataaaacaaaatatttttattgttttatgatataaatatttttgatatattgcaatgtatatataagcaATGTAatcttcattaaattataatattccattcaaaaatttttcacaatatcTGTTAATAGATACAAAAATGatacagaaaaattattattttatattttattttttttacaattttttacaattttgattatGTTCTTCAATACAtcaatcaatcatttttatcgttttatattatgtaatcttttttttaggtaatttttttttatttacattttttcatttaatttttttcattcaaaatattctaattaaataaaaatgtataattttaaaatcaatatatacattatttgcaataaatatttctttcatatttttcatttcttttttattatcttttaattaagcttcaatcaatatatctttattttatttattcttttaaattttaaattaattttaaattttattattatttatacgcaTTTATACATACCATATActgtcatatatattataaatatacgcaAGCACAAATCTTTGCCAGAAAAACTCTGgcacatatattatatgagataattcctttaattaatcgtagaaattaaacaaatgagCAAGttgctatataaaaatattaattaaaacttatttattcaattttaataaattgaagttTCTGTTaaaaacgagataaaaataaaatgataccaTTTGAtctatttccatttattaCTGTCTATTCATTTaacgcaaatttaaattgtttataatttaataaataactttatttgtaactttattgtaactaataatatatttaatatattaatttttatatttaatttaatgtctaaaatcaatcaaagatattatacgaatatattaaaatattctctgtGTAGAGTGCGCGcgcgttttatttaaaattatcatgataatttttgttattattattattaacaaatttaaatagaacttAAATGATTTCAAAGAATGCATATTCtagtattttttatgtttttatgaatgtatgtattaaagatttatgaaaattaactttgatatagctcattttttataaaattattgatttatgcTAAGAAATGATtactttagaatatatttcaatttgaattttataaaatcttattatatgaaagataAAGAACACGCGGTTATATTTGCTTATcatgtttttttatctttcatataataaatttaaattagtatctcctaaatttataatttttttacatggtatttaatatttttataaaatgttaaattgtatcgaataatatattaaaagatatatgattccttttaaaaagtaaaattgatcTTCATAAATCCTTGACGCATCcacataaaaaaaactaaatactaaaatatgcataatatatcAGAACATGTAATCCTTtgcaatcatttaattttttttcaaatattttttactgcaatatatatatttatatatttgatatagttatataaagaattatgtattaaattaattgaacctTACCATTTTCAAGAATCGCATAAGTTATCGAAACAGATATCAAGAGCACAATGATACACGTGTAACTTTTCAAGGATTGTATAATCATTTCGCGTATACCTTTCGGATGTTAtctatgaaatattgtttttcaatGTGAATTGTTTGCTAAAATACGTTAAACTACTTTTTAAGAAATGGTCTTCGCATTTATGTTACATTACGTTCAACTGATTACTCCCTTCCTAACGGCCATCTAGACATTGTTATTATCTCTTTAATCATTGTCAACATATTGTCATTAGTCGATAACAATAATGAAATCCgattttaaaatctctttaCAAGTAATTGCGTGACAAGTTAGATATCTTCACTAAAAGAAGACTATTAAACAATCTCTCAATTAACagtgataataatttcaataatttgacACACCAATCATAATCATGTCTTACAaacatcatttttatatttttattatttatattatatttttttatttttgtttacaaaTTGCATTACATTaactaaaattgtttttttcatattatttatcttattctattatattaaaaatataatttaataattccgcATTTAATAATCTCAAATTGCTGAAATTCCTACTATCAGAATTTTACCATACTTCGTATTTCTTTTtgccaatttatatatttcaatgtaaagcacactaattttatacatttttatatattctgattttatacattctgtataataataatgatacagaaaaatatttaggtatataaattatataaataaactaaatctcgtaaattgaatgattatattcctcttttatttcatactAACTAATTAtgatactatttatattttttattataaatatcacttatcactaaaaaaaattaaaaaactatttttttaataaaattaatatgacaATGAAAAAGACGCATATATCTTCTTATACATATGATAAatcttataatgataaaatagcaaaataaaaaatttattcaagcaCAAAACTatacattttttgatttataaaatagaaattaacaaaattttagagAAGATGAAGAAGTAACATTAAtcaatacttattatattgcaATCTTGCTATTTCTTCATCAGTTATATctcaaatgttatataaatataatatgtatgtaatgttatccaaatgaataaaatacatacatatatatatatatatatatatatatatatttcttaatacatgcaaggatatatttatatgtattatacatgtataacatacaaaatatattatgtaaatatataatttatgattttatcttcaaaattttgttcttaaatatacatttaatcatACACTgatatcaaatgaaataaagttaaagtatttttataatatttgtaaaatataatgcaacatataatatatatacaaacattatgatataaaattatatcatttgataaattaaaatcttttgattaatatGCTTGC encodes:
- the LOC411781 gene encoding sodium/potassium/calcium exchanger 4 isoform X1 — its product is MIIQSLKSYTCIIVLLISVSITYAILENESFPISANIIRAHEVNESLVKNEMIKQVVKDNEKQRYFMIKQKKEDKKCTDRSIHDFPEDLFTYEQRRHGAVILHAFLGLYCFLLTAFVCHDYLLPAVDRICISLNISTDVAGATFLAMASSFPELFVNVIGTFLTESDLGAGTVVGSAVFDTFATPACGALMTFYAISLEWQVLSRDCLMYVISVGTLVIIMWDAKIQWYEAMILLILFCFYLILLFCGKHIRLCYDKISFNSKSMTIFTIDENLNENLPPNCSYKLRPQNNAVVVDHRKNSNIQELEREQNRIHDPENVENFEKSIKRSIFEYLFTWPIERTIIEKCWFMFGWPLKFLLFITIPDPKIERLKHWYPLTFIMCIIWIGISSYLVSWMTTVIGDIIGIPDSIMGLTFLAAGGNMPEVASIVILARQGDGNMAMSNTLGANILDILLCLGLPWMIKCLMEKRYVEIESGALKYSVFSTIICVIVLYTVIACFKFKLNKKVGIICLFLYMIFLIFAILIELNVFFIINLPMCDQ
- the LOC411781 gene encoding sodium/potassium/calcium exchanger 4 isoform X2 — its product is MIKQVVKDNEKQRYFMIKQKKEDKKCTDRSIHDFPEDLFTYEQRRHGAVILHAFLGLYCFLLTAFVCHDYLLPAVDRICISLNISTDVAGATFLAMASSFPELFVNVIGTFLTESDLGAGTVVGSAVFDTFATPACGALMTFYAISLEWQVLSRDCLMYVISVGTLVIIMWDAKIQWYEAMILLILFCFYLILLFCGKHIRLCYDKISFNSKSMTIFTIDENLNENLPPNCSYKLRPQNNAVVVDHRKNSNIQELEREQNRIHDPENVENFEKSIKRSIFEYLFTWPIERTIIEKCWFMFGWPLKFLLFITIPDPKIERLKHWYPLTFIMCIIWIGISSYLVSWMTTVIGDIIGIPDSIMGLTFLAAGGNMPEVASIVILARQGDGNMAMSNTLGANILDILLCLGLPWMIKCLMEKRYVEIESGALKYSVFSTIICVIVLYTVIACFKFKLNKKVGIICLFLYMIFLIFAILIELNVFFIINLPMCDQ